From the Helianthus annuus cultivar XRQ/B chromosome 17, HanXRQr2.0-SUNRISE, whole genome shotgun sequence genome, the window CCCAGTATTGCGGTTATGAAGGCTTCGGAATCAACTGCCCCGCCATCGGAGATGGTATTCTTCCCGAAATTACTTTGGGCGGCGATTTGTACTACGTCCGGTGGATAAACCAAGATAGTATCCTCCTCTCCGACAGCAACGTTTCTTTAGCTGTCCCAGGCCCCCCCAAGCCCAACCACTGCCCTAGGGTGCGCCATGGGATTAACTTACAAACCTTACCTCTCAATTTTACGACGAGCAACACTAATCTTAGTTTTCACTTCAACTGCACTCGGTGTCCTTCTTTTGCAACTGAGATACAGATGCCGTGCTTCTTCGAAAGAAATGAGAGAAAGGCgtgtgttcatgttatgaataCCATTACCGAAGAAGCTGAGTACTCATGCACTGAGAAAGTGGTAACAACAGTGGTCCATGCGCATATCAATGAATTTCCCAATCTTTCGATGCAATTGGGTGATATCTTGCCAAAAGGATTCGAGCTAGAATGGTCTAGGATGGATGGTTGCGAAAAGTGCGAAGAGTCTGATGGTCGGTGTGGTTGGCACAACACCACCGGGCTCATTTGTTTTTGCTCCGACGGTATGAACAGCCGGGGCGAATGTAAAGGTACATTCGTTACAACTCCAgtatttaccgttaaaaaaaaagtaCATATAGGCGATGGTTATATAATGAGCCAGACGTGACAGAATTTCATTGGATAATATTCAAATACCTTCTAGTAGTCAACACGCTTTGTGTTAATTTTAAGTAGATTCAGTTTAAAAAGATACCAAGTTTTAACAGTATAACTTTAACAATAGtttctaaaacaaaaaaaactaCAAAACTGAAAACTGTTTTTAGTAAATTATATCGTATGAACGGTTGAAGTCTCACTTTCAAATGCATTCTCAGAAAgtaattctctctctctctatattgtgtttattgttattattattattattattattattattattattattatttattattattattattattattattattattattattattattattattatttatttatttaatttaacttGGTTAGGAATAGTGTTTTTTTTCATAGTAAACATTAGGTTTTATCCATTTTTGCAACAAaactttgatttttttataacTTGCTACAAAATTTAAACGAGTTTAGCTTGTATATTAGTTTTTGTTtgcgttttttttttctgttttagtCATCGTTTGCTTGCTAATTAGCACGGTCTTTGGTGATCACATTTGATTCTttaagcccccccccccccgacttTCTAATAtatgtcggtataaattcgactTCGTCTACGTTTTATCTCATGAGAGTCACTTGGTGCTAGAAATTCGTGTTTTTATTTTACGTTTTTTCTCGATTTTGATTGTCGTTCAGTTGCTCCTTAGCATACGTAGTTTTATGCACCGCAACGCAGCGTCTTAAGATTAGTTCAAATTAGTTTCGTAATTGAATATTCAACAACCCGAAAAGTCAAAAGTCAAGCTATTTGTTTTTCCTTTTTCCTCCTTGGAAACTTCAGTCTACCTCACTAGCTCATCTTCCATTCAATGTTCATTTGCTCATCTTCTTCATTTTGTTACCCCAACCTCGTGCTCTTTAACGAGCCGGCGTGGTGTATGTTGGTTATCAAGCTTTGGTTGCAACACACAGTCAAACTCACGTACAAATTAGAGTAATTTACTGGTTGAACTACTTTCATTAACTGGTGAAGTTTACATTAAATAAGAAACACCTAAACTTGATCCTAAAGCTAAGGAGATATCCCACGTGAAATATGCTCCATGATCTCACGTATTCTCCACATTACACGGTCAACAATGACCAATTCTCCAACTAATTAAACTCTAATTAAATGCAAATAAAACAAATACATAAACatcaataaatatataattcTTCTGCTGCAAGTTTGGACCCCAATCTGACCCGTTTCCAAAACCCGCAGCCCGTGAACCtataggatcgttttcggacccgaacgagtcgttcagaagagttctcggaTCAAATCCGAGGCGGGATACAAAGATTTGATCTTCGTTCAGCTTGTTATACACTTTAAcggtctcttgtattgattaacGTGACGATACAATGGCTGGAGACAatttggcagcacctcggtacaATATCCTGATTCCCCACCAAATGACATGACAacaagcctatttatagtgtttctgattccccacgaaagtgcaactttctgattccccacgaaagtgcaactttctgattccccacgaaatgaCAATTTTCTAATTCCCCACGAAAATGTCATgtccatttcgtgggaaatcatcatttcgtgggaaatcaccaTTTcgtcatttcgtgggaaatcatcATTTCGTGCGCTAATCTAAACaactctatacaagactcgatacaagacgaagacgacagacggatgcaccaacagaaCCCGTGAACGGTTTGACCCGCTGACTCGCGACCCGTGAACAAACCCGATTAACCCAACAATCACCCCCGTAATCGTAGTTTGTTCACGCCATTCTTCACCGCAACGTTCCTGTCAAATCACGCCTTCACCTTGACCCATATCGACTCTTACCGGACACCCGACCTTCACCTCGGTCACGTCCAGAGCCGTCTTCAACTCGACCTATCCCGGACACCCCGGTTTTCACCTCGACCACGTCCAAAGTCGTTCACCCCCTTATCGTGATTTCATTATTCTGTCAAGCTCTTCCTTGATAAGCACACCTTGCGTATCAACCACCAACTAGACGCCTACCACCTATACCGTCTTCGAGTCGCTAAACGAATATCTCAGCCACCTGCTGTTTCGTTTCTACCGCGCTACACCCGTTGGTTTTTCTACCCAAAAAATTCTACACCCCTTGCAATTCTTCTCCTAGACTAGAAAGAGTATCCGACAACTAAAATACACGATCTCTTCTTCGTTCTTCGATCAACAAACTGGGTTGACAAGCCCGTTGATTTGGCCTGAATCCCGACTCGTCTCCGCTACCCTCTTGACCCCCTAGAACGGTAACCCTCGAAACCACCTTCGATCGCTACAGCCCTTTTCTTCCTCTTTGATCACAACTAAGAACCACCGATCTACAGTGTTCATCACCGGTCAACACCGTCTTCCAAACGGCACTCCTCCGCGAGAACGCTGACCCGAAACACCGTCTTCTGTTGTTTGTTGATCTCATGTGTTATGTGTGTAGTAACACCCCTAGTTCCGACCCGAACCAGTTGCCAAAACCTGTGATTGTCGACCCACATACGGTCCCGTTTCAATGGCAGCCCGCACCCGAAGGCTTCTCCTCACTTCCGACGGTCGACTCTCAAAACGGCCCTCGTTTAACcttcgctctgataccaattgttggttATCAAGCTTTAGTTGCAACACACACTCAAACTCACGTAcaaattagagtaaattactagTTGAACTACTTTCATTAACTTGTGAAGCTTACATTAAATAAGAAACACCTAAACTTGATCCTAAAGCTAAGGAGATAACCCACGTGAAATATGCTCCATGATCTCACGTATTCTCCACATTACACGGTCAACAATGACCAATTCTCCAACTAATTAAACTCTAATTAAATGCAAATAAAACAAATACATAAACGTCAATAAATATATAATTCTTCTGCTGCAAGTTTGGAGCCCAATCTAACCCGTTTCCAAAACCCACAGCCCGTGAACCCGTGAACGGTTTGACCCGCTGACTCGCGACCCATGAACAAACCCGATTAACCCAACAGTGTATAGGTCGCTTGGTAGGTAAACAAATAACTGATTTAATAATAATGTGCTGTTGTTGAAAATTTACAATAAGAAAAGTGAAAGCAAAATGCAAATTTTGTTTtgtatttaaaaatataatatatatactatatagaTGGAGTTGAAAACTTGTTCTTTCAACATTTACTTAACGTGTTTGACCACCTCCACCCCCATCTCCCCTTGCTCCTTGTTCACCTCCccatcttcttcatcaccctGCTTGCACAATCTATTAATTAAACCAACCCCAGCTGCGGTTTCCACAGCTGCGATAATGTCAATATCAGCTACCCGTTTTGGAAGATGGACAGTGACTCCACCACCAAGTTCTGCGGTTATGGTGGCTTCGGAATCAAGTGCTCTGAACAGAATATTCCCGAAATTAGTTTGGGCGGCGATCCTTACTATGTCCCGCTTATAAACTACGAGGACCATCTTCCTATCCGATTACGACGTTTTTGTAGCCGTCCGAGGCCCCAACAATTGTCCCAGGATTCGTCATAACATTAAGCTAGGAAACCTGCCTCTAGTTTTCACGATGGGTACCGTTAATATAACTTTTCATTTAAATTGCAATGAATGCCCGTCGTTTGCGACTGAGATACCGTGCTTGCAACAAAATGGTGAAAAGGCGTGTTTGACGAATATTAGTAGCGAGCAATCGGTTTTGGACGAATATTCATGCGATCAGGAAGTGGTAACAACAGTGTTCCGTGATGCCATGGACTTGATCTTTGATGTTACGACTAATTTCAGCAGCGCCTTGGAAAAAGTTTCAGGTTAAGGTGGGAACCGACGGAAGAGTGCAAGAAGTGCGAAGAGTCCCGCGGCCAGTGTGGTTGCCGCAATGAGATAGAATTTATATGTTTTTGCTCCCACGGAACCACCAGCAGGGGCGCCTGCAAAGGTATCTTCATTAAAATAAATTTTAACGACAAACTAACGTGATCCAAATTTCCTTACAACTCTCAAAATACAGTTTTACCCCCTAATTTTAGATTCTTAGttctaagggtgtaaggggcacctTCGGTGACCCCATTCGGTGACCTCATTCACCTAAGGGGAACACCGCCGTCATCACTTAGGTGAGTGGTTTGGGGGAGTGAAATCGGTGGGAAGTCACcgaagagagggaggagagagagaggagtggaccaatgaaaagtttttttttttttttttaataaaaaaccaagtcacctaagaggggagtgccgccatcaatttagggtgttagggagTTTAAGAGGgtagttgacgtggcacacgaggattggttatgtataagagaggggactcccctcttagaggagtgccccttacaccctaaatACATGGTATAGGCAACACGCTTTATGGTTTATGTTGTGACTTTTGATGTTTTTAGTTAgattttagaaagaaaaaaaaaacagtttgtaAGTCGGACCGTTATCGAACTGGCTGCTTTAGCGGACATGGACCGGCTTTAGTTTAACCGATTGGTCTGGTCTAATATGATTTTAAACAccatagaaaaataaaaaaacgaaCCACAAAATTGTATTGTGTATTAAATGCAACGTATGAACTACAGAAGTTAGAAGTCTCATTATCAGTCGCATTCAAAGAAACTAGTTCAAATTTAAAATTGTAATTGGATATTCAACAACGGCAACAGtcaaaagtcaaactatgtgtttctctctctgttttttttttttttttagaaagtTCAAGCTACCACACATCTTCTTCGCTCTGTTATCCCAAGCTCTAGCGTTTGGGTCAAACGAGTCAATGTAGATCAAACTTGCGGGAATGAGCTTCTTTCACGATTGATTAAGTTTGTTAGGATGCGCCTGTTTTGAGGGAGGTGTTTAAACACAGTGAAGCGAAGCCATTTGAGGTGTTGTTGCACGGTATCTCGATACCATATAGGGCGTAGCTTGTCGGAATTTATTCTTGGAAGTGTTGGTCTACTGAAAATTCCTTCTCATACTTTTATATAACTTTACTTGGTCTCTCATACTTTTATCACTTCAAATATTGAATAGTCAAGTATGATGctaatttttccaaattttttAGTACGGTCATACTTGTAACatattcaaataattatttattatattttcagTATCATACAACACATTATTATATATCATCTCTAATACTAGTAAACGCTTATGATATCACctaataaaaaaattgaaggCAGAGATATGCATACTGGTTCTATACTTGTATGTTATATATATTCAATAGAGTGGTGGACTTGTTCTTTCAACGTTTCCAAAATCATGTCTCACCACATCTATCCTCATCCCTTCTCCTTCCTTCTTCTCCTCCCCTTCTTCTTCATTGCCATGAATGCAGAATCTGATAATTCGACATACCCGAATTGCCGATTAGACCGCTGCGGTGAGGTCAATATCAGCTACCCGTTTTGGAAGATGGACAGTGAATCGACCTCCCAGTTCTGCGGTTATGAAGGCTTCGGAATCAACTGTTCCCAAAATGGTGATCAAAATATTTCCCAGATTGCTTTAGGTGGCGAGTCTTACTACGTCCGGGGTATAGACTATGTACTCAGAAATATCTTCCTTGCCGATTACAACGTTTTTCAGGTCACCAGTCTCTCCAACAGCTGCCCTCGGGTGCGCCATAACATTACCATTGGAACCTTGCCTCTCTATTTCGCGATGTATAGCGTTAATCTTACTTTTCATTTCGATTGCAATGGATGCCCGTCGTTTGCGACTGAGATACCATGCTTGGAAGGAAATGAGGGAAAGGCGTGCATGGTTGCGAATACGAGTATGGATTCGGATTGGGGTGAATACTCATGTGATCATGAAGTGGTAACAACAGTGACCAAGGAGTTTATGGACACGTTCCCTAATCATTCTGTTGAATTCGGCAGGGTCTTGGAAAAAGGTTTCGGACTCCGATGGGGGCAGGTAGACGGTTGCGAGAAGTGCGAATCGTCTGGCGGCCAGTGCGGTCGCCACATTTCGACAGGGTTAATATGTTTTTGCTCCGATGGCACGACCAGAAGAGGCAATTGCAAAGGTACCTTCATGGTTTCTTTAGAATCTACAACTCTTAAATTCCAGTTCCAAATAGGTGGATATACTCACTGGTTAGATTAGCTGACGTGTAGAGTTTCATTGGCTAATATTCCCAACCCCTTTCTAAAGTCAACACGTTTATGCTTTGACATTCATAGGACAGAAACAGCCGTTTAAAAACTGTACCGAATATTGAACCGGCTGCGCTACGGTTACCAGTTTAAGGACCGGAAATGTCTTTCCAGTCCAATTTTCAATATGAtggaaaataaaaacaaaattcaaATGTTTTTTAAATGGTTACTTAGGAAAGATAGAAGTTGAAGTCTCATTCTCAATAACTAATTCAAATTAAATTTGTAATTGAATATTCAACAACCCCAAAAACTCAAAGGTCAaactaaggtgttgtttgttttttctgcgggaaaaggtctgcggaccacatctacAGGCATCTGCAAGAGAAAAGGTGgaccaaaggtctgcagtctgtaaggaaaagagggtttgttttttttattttataaaaacatcTTCTCACTTAGAagacacacacaaacacactttcACACACAAACCTCCCTCGATCTCTCTCCTCTCTgccttcatcatcaccaccaaGCACCACCGCTaacccaccgccaccaccgtcaccacaaACCTCCCCCGTCGCAACCACCCACCCCCGTCACACTCTCCtccctcgatctctctctctctgccttcatcaccaccaccaagcACCACCGCAAACCCACCGATCACCGATCtccgatgatgatgatggtcTCCTGCcgctccctctctctctctctctctctctctctctagtcTCTACGGTATCTCTCTCTCATCGATTTGGGGGATTTGTTCGATTTAGGGTTTCGGTTCAAGCACCACCACCGATCTCCGATCTGGTAGCACCACCACCGATCTCTCTCTCTACGGtatctctctcactctctctctctacggtaTCTCTCTCACCGATATTGATTTGGGGGTTTTGGTTCGATTTGGGGTTTTTGGGCagggatgtggtggtggaggtttggGCAGGGatgtggtggcggaggtggtggcgaaggtggtggtggcagggatgTGGTGGTGGAAGAAGAGGTCTGCCAAGAAGAGGTTCCAAGAAGACATGGAATCATGTCTGTGTGGTGAAGAGGTCTCGCAGactttttttaatgaaaggtctgcgagaaaacaaacaagctgcggACTCCAAACCTCTGCGCGCGTTTGCAcgacgcagacataagtggccagaagtgcttctggccaaaaaacaaacaccacctatgtgtttctttgttcttgcctCCCTAGAAACTTCAAGCTACCTCATTTCCATTAACTTTTTATTTTACCATACACTTAAAATCGTTAGGAATTGTTCCTGTTTTGATAGAGCTGTTTGATGTGTGTAAACATAGTGAGCAACCCGATTTGAGGTGTTGTTGCCAGAATTTGTTCCGGGGGAGATGTGATTCGATATCAATTCTTTCGTTCTTTCTCGTCTTTCCCTTAGTGGCATTCTCATctttttacgccccggttttaaactttttttacgcccCCAGTTTTAAGCTTTTTTTACGCCCccagttttaaactttttttacgccccggtttAAATAAACAAACATCATCATCGACTGAAAAATATGAAAACCAACAACAAAACCCCGATTCTCATAGACATCAGAATCAAACAAACATCAGTATCAAACTCCAACCCGACCCGATTTAACGTTTACGAAATTTCAGAATCTTAACAAACAAACTCAACCAAAATCAGGCCTCAGTTAAGTTAATACTTATCATCATCgactgaaaaataaaaaaaccaacaacaaaaatcaaaaaccaTCGGTGGATCTTGAAAAAAGAGGGTTTGGCtcaaagtttccaaaaatcatgGCTGCAAGTGGGTTGCAGGTCAAAACCTACCTTCCACTATCCTTGCCTCGCCATCCTCATAAAATTTTTTTTCAACTATCACAGCCAAAGAAAAAAACCGATGACAAAAATTTGGTACTAACCACATGCAATCGGTCACcgtcgcaaaaaaaaaaaaaaaaaaaaaaaaaaaaaaaaaaaaaaaaaaaactctcaaAGGATTTGAACCCCGGAGATGCCTCGGGTCACCGGACTCATCAAAATGAGTTGCCGGACATTGGTGAAGGTCATCGGTGAAAGTCACCTCAGGTCGCCGGACAACCCCACCATACTGTCAGCTGTGTAGTCATCTATGTTTTGAAACCAAGAAAAAAAGAAGGGATGTATTGATGGTACCAGATGATTCTTTTCATCTTCATTCCCTTTTTTACTCCTTTTCAGAAATTCCATGTCATTTTGGGTTCTGTGTCTCCAACAATAAAACACCCAAAATCGATGTCTTTGACACCACACAAATTTTGCAATTTTGGGGGGTTGAGGTCCACCGTTTTTAGGGTTCGATGGTGAGAATCATGTCTTCTCAGTTCTTCTTAACATTACATCACCATCGCCGACCTCTACCCCCCAACCCCGAACGCCGCCACCAACCCCaacgccaccaccaccaacaccgtCACCCCACCTCTGCTCCCACACCATCACTACCAGTCACAAAAATACCACCCCCCCGGTCATAGTTTCACCACACCATCACCCACCTTtacccaccatcaccacctagGGTTCCGGTAAGTGAGCAAGAGAGAAAGATCGGAAATTTGTgatatgagagagagagaaacagatCTGATATATAATAGATATGATTTTTGTTTGAGAGAGAAAAAGAGACCTGATATATAACCCTCATAAATGCATATGTCATTTTTggttaaattacaaaaatacccctCAAATATACTCACATTTTTTATAAGGTGTGCACTTTTGATTGGTTAATATTGATTTCTACTGTTCTCACAACtggggtggttttcatttgaaccgattactatatatatataactaaaattaatttaaactctaaaataaatattaacaagttattacagaagAAATcaaactaataataaataaaattatattaaataaatgaataaatactTCAAGATAATAAATTACCATTTATCGTTGGCTTCGGTTTGATTTAGTACAACAGCAACACAATATCCATATTCAATATAACTTATATagaaatgttaaaaaaaataaaagtatttaTGAAGTTAGATTTTTTAAAGAAGCTATCGAACGCAACTTATtacaaaaaataaacaaattaaatCATGAATAAAAGTTCATTAAAAAAGACCGTAaaaaactaaatgctaaaaaaacaaataaatattaaaaaaataaacaaatactGTTCATGAAGACTTTTGATTcatatgtataatgtataatgtataattgttacattaaattaaaaaaaacctaaacttaaaaagaattaattaaaaaaacaactagTCTTCATCCAGCATGTCGTCATTAGATTCGTTTTGTGCATTGTTCCAAATGTATTCCACAAAGTCCACTTGAAGGTTTTGgtgtgtgtactcgttacgtatGGAGATTCCATTTAAATCTGGTTGTTCTACACTTACCGGAACAGAATTCTCGTTAGCCGTGTTTTCGTCGTACTCACAAATCGCTCTACCTTCGTCTTCGATGAGCATGTTATGCAGCAAGATACAAGCATACATAGAGCATCGCAACGTATGTAGTGTAAAAGCACGTGCTGGATGTTCAAGGATATGCCGTTTTTTTTtgtagaaccccaaaacaccGTTCAATGACGTTTCTCGCCGGCTCTTGAAACTTGGCAAATTTCTTTCTTTTATCGTCTGTCGGGTGCAGAATAGTTTTAACGATTGTAGAGTACGTTGGGTATATTCCATCCGCAAGGTAGTAACCACGCCTGTATTCCACCCCGAAACCGTAAAACTGGTGTCTGGACCAGTTCCTTCTATGACAGCCTTAAATATCTCTGATTGGTAGATGATGTTAAGGTCGTTAAGTTAACCAGGAACACCAAacaaagcatgccaaatccagaGATCCTGTGACACAACAGCCTCAAGTATTATAGTTGGATGACCAGATCGCCTCGAGTATATTGACCTCGCCACGCAGTAGGGCAGTTCTGCCACGGCCAGTGCGTGCAATCAATGCTTCCGAGTATTTCTGGAAAACCATGCCT encodes:
- the LOC118488887 gene encoding LEAF RUST 10 DISEASE-RESISTANCE LOCUS RECEPTOR-LIKE PROTEIN KINASE-like 2.3, with translation MTGLFYPHPHSLLLPIFFIALHAAAQSSNPISPHCLPRYCGDVLISYPFWIIDTESTTQYCGYEGFGINCPAIGDGILPEITLGGDLYYVRWINQDSILLSDSNVSLAVPGPPKPNHCPRVRHGINLQTLPLNFTTSNTNLSFHFNCTRCPSFATEIQMPCFFERNERKACVHVMNTITEEAEYSCTEKVVTTVVHAHINEFPNLSMQLGDILPKGFELEWSRMDGCEKCEESDGRCGWHNTTGLICFCSDGMNSRGECKVIVCLLISTVFGDHI